One part of the Sporosarcina ureae genome encodes these proteins:
- a CDS encoding STAS domain-containing protein: MNLQVEQVDKDLVHNFKVIGEIDIYTAPKLKEHLTNLDLAEGIEVELDLSEVNYMDSTGLGVFVGFYKEVKAHNGKLVIKGLNQRLYRLFEITGLSEIMEIEQSKGGEDNASV; encoded by the coding sequence ATGAATTTACAAGTTGAGCAAGTGGATAAAGATCTTGTGCATAATTTTAAGGTTATCGGTGAAATCGATATATATACAGCACCAAAGCTAAAAGAGCATTTGACTAATTTAGACTTGGCTGAAGGAATTGAAGTTGAATTGGATTTGTCTGAAGTCAACTATATGGATAGTACTGGTCTAGGTGTATTTGTTGGATTTTATAAGGAAGTAAAAGCGCACAATGGAAAATTGGTTATCAAAGGATTAAACCAACGCCTTTATCGATTGTTTGAAATTACTGGCCTTAGTGAGATTATGGAGATAGAACAGTCTAAAGGTGGCGAAGATAATGCAAGCGTTTGA
- a CDS encoding STAS domain-containing protein, which produces MKMRIPILKLKDTLIVSIQVELDDQTALQFQEDLLNQLHKTSARGVVIDLTPIDFIDSFIAKVLGDVIHMTSLMGAKVVITGIQPSVAITLIELGIRLENVTTALDLENGLEKLTRELEA; this is translated from the coding sequence ATGAAGATGCGAATCCCGATTCTAAAGCTAAAAGACACATTGATTGTATCTATCCAAGTGGAGCTTGATGATCAGACAGCTTTACAATTCCAGGAAGATTTACTGAATCAATTGCATAAAACATCTGCACGCGGCGTTGTGATCGATTTGACACCAATCGACTTCATTGATTCATTCATCGCAAAAGTTCTTGGGGATGTTATTCATATGACGAGTCTTATGGGTGCGAAAGTTGTCATCACAGGCATTCAGCCTTCTGTAGCCATTACACTAATTGAATTAGGTATACGTTTAGAGAATGTAACCACAGCATTAGATCTAGAGAATGGGCTAGAGAAATTAACTAGAGAATTGGAGGCCTGA
- a CDS encoding PP2C family protein-serine/threonine phosphatase has protein sequence MPQEAGKQYKQMLENYLHSKGEEDLYLGQQFSRSFIEKDIAPEDVISIHKTSIEQLIKDLPSDVSVSFDFLIEMMIHYGLALKEHQSLIRKQEIIQTEMDIAVRVQNTLLQTTTPQVEGLDIGWTSKPSKQMNGDYVYFLNDNTHEVCLAVADIIGKGMSAAMHMSMVKFGMDSLRYEQRSPSEVLSFINKMVERSIADTMFISMFYGKYDTESSVFRHSSAGHEPALFYRASENNFSLLESKGLLLGVQEDAKYEERTVRLENGDFVAIMTDGVTETRTEKGFIEMDVIQDLLCDVRAESAQTMVDHLFSELSKMQNYELHDDFTLVILKKTK, from the coding sequence TTGCCACAGGAGGCGGGTAAGCAGTATAAACAAATGCTGGAGAATTATCTGCACTCCAAAGGAGAAGAAGATCTCTATTTGGGACAGCAATTCAGCCGCAGCTTCATAGAAAAGGATATCGCGCCAGAAGATGTTATCAGTATTCATAAGACGTCAATTGAACAACTGATTAAGGATCTGCCATCTGACGTGAGTGTTTCGTTCGACTTTTTAATTGAAATGATGATTCATTATGGACTAGCACTAAAAGAACATCAGAGTTTGATTCGCAAACAGGAAATCATTCAAACAGAGATGGATATTGCGGTTCGTGTACAAAATACGTTGTTGCAGACAACGACCCCCCAAGTCGAGGGTCTAGATATAGGCTGGACGTCAAAGCCGTCTAAGCAAATGAATGGGGACTATGTCTACTTCCTGAATGATAATACACATGAGGTATGTCTAGCGGTAGCAGATATTATCGGAAAGGGTATGTCCGCTGCTATGCATATGTCCATGGTCAAGTTTGGGATGGACAGTTTGCGATATGAACAGAGAAGTCCTTCCGAAGTGCTAAGCTTCATCAATAAAATGGTGGAGCGAAGTATTGCCGATACGATGTTTATTTCTATGTTCTATGGAAAATATGACACGGAAAGCTCTGTGTTCCGCCATTCATCTGCTGGTCATGAACCTGCGTTATTTTATCGCGCATCCGAGAATAACTTTAGTTTGCTTGAGAGCAAAGGGTTATTGCTAGGAGTACAAGAAGATGCAAAGTACGAAGAACGTACAGTACGTCTTGAAAATGGTGACTTCGTCGCAATCATGACAGATGGCGTAACAGAAACGAGAACGGAAAAAGGATTTATAGAAATGGATGTCATCCAGGATTTGCTATGTGACGTACGCGCGGAAAGTGCTCAAACCATGGTAGATCATTTATTTAGTGAGCTCTCTAAAATGCAGAATTATGAATTGCATGATGACTTTACTCTAGTTATTTTGAAAAAAACAAAATAA
- the rsbW gene encoding anti-sigma B factor RsbW, with protein MQAFDYIEIKVPAKPQYVGVARLAISGLASRIGFTYDEIEDLKIAASEAVTNAVQHAYNDEKTGEVILGCALYKDRLEIVVTDHGQSFDFEETKKKVGPYQDWNEESPLREGGLGLYLMETLMDEVKVDHGEGVIVFMTKYLGRERGEDHVKSTVFS; from the coding sequence ATGCAAGCGTTTGATTACATCGAAATAAAAGTTCCGGCAAAACCTCAATACGTTGGTGTAGCTCGATTAGCCATATCGGGGCTTGCAAGCCGCATTGGATTTACATACGATGAAATTGAAGATTTGAAAATTGCTGCAAGTGAAGCGGTAACAAATGCTGTCCAGCACGCGTACAATGACGAAAAAACAGGTGAAGTAATTTTAGGCTGCGCCCTTTATAAAGATCGTCTAGAAATTGTCGTCACGGATCATGGTCAAAGTTTCGATTTTGAAGAAACGAAGAAAAAGGTCGGTCCCTATCAAGATTGGAATGAAGAATCACCTCTTAGAGAAGGTGGCTTAGGACTATATTTGATGGAGACTTTAATGGACGAAGTCAAAGTTGACCACGGGGAGGGTGTCATTGTTTTCATGACCAAATATTTGGGCAGAGAGCGGGGAGAAGACCATGTCAAATCAACAGTCTTCTCGTGA
- a CDS encoding anti-sigma regulatory factor — protein sequence MEHRSSIEINTEWDIVAARQLGRNEAKSTGFGTVDQARITTAISELARNIYLYAGKGRIEIESVQVGPRVGLIITASDDGPGISDLQKVMTDGYTTSGGLGAGMPGVKRLMDDFSVETEVGIGTTITATKWLH from the coding sequence ATGGAACACAGGTCTTCTATAGAGATCAATACAGAATGGGATATAGTTGCTGCTAGACAATTGGGCCGTAATGAGGCGAAGAGCACTGGCTTTGGGACAGTTGACCAAGCTAGAATTACGACGGCTATTAGTGAATTGGCAAGGAATATATATCTTTATGCAGGAAAAGGCAGAATTGAAATAGAATCTGTTCAAGTAGGTCCACGTGTAGGCTTAATTATTACAGCTTCCGATGATGGACCGGGAATTTCTGATTTGCAAAAAGTTATGACAGATGGGTATACGACTTCAGGAGGACTGGGTGCAGGTATGCCAGGGGTCAAACGGTTAATGGATGATTTTAGTGTGGAAACAGAAGTGGGCATAGGAACCACTATTACAGCGACGAAATGGTTGCACTAG
- a CDS encoding RsbT co-antagonist protein RsbRA, with translation MNEVMRKGIAENIDTITMRWVEEMKENADERFLDLMPAAVVATTSREFTELMTSNLATREKVDKARLDEFTEKIIHFGWSIKFINRAIDTFSSVVYNLFFETGILKDTNLREGVNIFSNWINPLRESIIDEYSTKWERTDILQKIALQELSASLIPVFDKISVMPLVGTIDTERAKLIMENLLEGVVKQRAEVVLLDITGVPVVDTMVAHHIIQAADAVRLVGAKCMLVGIRPEIAQTIVTLGINLTDFSTTSTLRRGMQKALEMTGRTIVEEEK, from the coding sequence ATGAATGAAGTCATGAGAAAAGGAATAGCCGAGAATATAGATACAATTACAATGCGCTGGGTAGAAGAAATGAAAGAAAATGCTGATGAGCGTTTTTTGGACTTAATGCCAGCTGCGGTGGTGGCAACGACGAGTAGGGAATTCACTGAACTTATGACTTCCAATCTAGCTACCCGCGAAAAAGTGGACAAGGCACGATTGGACGAGTTCACGGAAAAGATCATTCATTTTGGTTGGTCTATTAAATTTATCAACCGTGCTATCGATACGTTTTCTTCAGTAGTCTATAACTTATTTTTTGAAACGGGGATTTTGAAAGATACCAATCTACGCGAAGGTGTAAATATCTTCTCTAACTGGATTAATCCATTAAGGGAAAGCATCATCGATGAATACTCTACAAAGTGGGAGCGCACAGATATTTTGCAGAAGATTGCATTGCAAGAGCTTTCGGCTTCGTTGATTCCTGTATTTGACAAGATCTCTGTCATGCCGTTAGTGGGTACGATTGATACGGAACGTGCGAAACTGATCATGGAGAACCTACTAGAAGGCGTTGTCAAGCAACGTGCTGAAGTTGTATTGCTAGATATCACGGGTGTTCCGGTAGTAGATACGATGGTTGCACACCATATTATTCAAGCGGCTGATGCCGTTCGTTTAGTCGGTGCGAAATGTATGCTAGTCGGAATCCGTCCGGAGATTGCGCAGACTATTGTCACGCTAGGCATTAATCTGACAGATTTCTCGACAACGAGTACGTTACGCAGAGGCATGCAAAAAGCGCTTGAAATGACAGGGCGGACAATTGTGGAGGAGGAAAAGTAG